A section of the Acanthochromis polyacanthus isolate Apoly-LR-REF ecotype Palm Island chromosome 1, KAUST_Apoly_ChrSc, whole genome shotgun sequence genome encodes:
- the LOC110951067 gene encoding SLIT and NTRK-like protein 3, translating to MQWVTLAVALGCVCLSRASHTPTPTPTSTHTPLVDNSEEEVDEPCFEPCTCEVKEGVLHVHCDGRGFTNVSQVSQSWVRPFKLNLQRNSLRRLYSNGFQHLGNAVSINLGNNALQDIRVGAFHGLAKLRRLYLHENKLEVFRNDTFAGLEALEYLQADYNVIKRIDSGALRFLYKLRVLILNDNLIPVLPAHLFRSVSLTHLDLRGNRLKSLAYAGTLEYVGRSLMELQLEENPWICGCEAVQLQQWLGQIPYTAVVGEVTCEYPFHLHGKDLREIPRKELCADLPDKELQGEGGGPAAGSQPQHWPPNSKPNPHPGRARPTKPSSMVNGSRQNTHTSSTSSSSSSAERNDRERQPRPTKRPRQSRTSPTPRSLMPNQNPPVAGYQTRPPIPIICPLGCTCNLHITDLGLTVNCKENGFLNVSQLTPRPLNGRKLYLSGNLIQRIYRTDFWNFSSLDLLHLGSNRISYLQEGAFSSLTSLRSLYLNGNNLERLSPHMFLGLQNLRYLYFEYNEIREVDPGTFDSMPSLQLLFLNANLLRSLPLGVFSRVNLARLNLRNNHLLQLPMEGVLEHLTGLVQVDLQQNPWECNCEAAPLKRWLEGLSAVVVVGEVVCHSPDKTKGVDLRSLSMELLCPELEPQEDQEREEQTATSTAADSGVSVGYPGSGLGPPIPPGKDSIPLSVLVLSLLVLFVSAFFAAAALIAYALRRRDKLPFRRQGEVDLAGIQMECGIFTEQSHHHHHHHGLPEMPPLPPAEHNHVYDTILPPEAKGANPAAASHMCSNPIYKEEQDAAVKQRPPQQQQTFAASSECEGGYCSSAEKEREWALEVSSSPINTVTGAMGPLAGLHGNGILCPTVIDSQGPTPKVELVDCLFRLPTPEFRDLPDRYARPPPRYPHPQDSKQEARPDQTLVVTTASSTAGGGHGSQTEQGAGEQRARLRTTPDYMEVLDRSYQF from the exons ATGCAGTGGGTCACTCTAGCGGTGGCCCtcgggtgtgtgtgtctgtcccgGGCATCGCACACCCcgacccccacccccacctccACACACACCCCTCTGGTGGACAACTCTGAGGAGGAAGTGGACGAGCCGTGCTTCGAGCCGTGCACGTGCGAGGTCAAAGAAGGCGTGCTGCACGTGCACTGCGATGGGCGGGGCTTCACCAACGTCAGCCAG GTGTCACAGTCATGGGTCCGCCCTTTCAAACTCAACCTCCAGAGGAACTCTCTGAGGCGTCTCTATAGCAACGGGTTTCAGCACCTTGGCAACGCAGTGTCGATAAACCTTGGCAACAATGCGCTCCAGGACATCCGAGTGGGAGCCTTCCACGGGCTGGCCAAGTTGAGACGTCTGTACCTCCACGAGAACAAGCTGGAGGTCTTCAGAAATGACACCTTCGCCGGCTTAGAGGCTTTGGAATACCTCCAG GCCGACTACAATGTGATCAAACGAATCGACAGCGGCGCTCTGAGGTTCCTCTACAAGCTTCGAGTTCTCATCCTAAATGACAACCTGATCCCAGTCTTGCCTGCTCATCTGTTCAG ATCTGTGTCTCTGACTCATCTGGACCTGCGGGGAAACCGTCTGAAGAGCCTGGCATATGCTGGGACCCTGGAGTACGTCGGCCGCTCCCTGAtggagctgcagctggaggagaatCCCTGGATCTGTGGCTGCGAGGCAGTGCAACTACAGCAGTGGCTGGGTCAGATCCCCTACACGGCTGTAGTTGGGGAGGTTACCTGCGAATATCCCTTCCACCTTCATGGCAAGGACCTGAGGGAAATCCCCCGCAAAGAGCTGTGTGCTGACCTCCCGGATAAAGAGCTACAAGGAGAGGGAGGTGGTCCAGCAGCAGGATCACAGCCTCAGCATTGGCCCCCTAACTCCAAACCCAACCCGCATCCTGGGCGAGCCAGGCCAACTAAACCGTCCTCTATGGTGAATGGCTCCCGCCAGAACACTCATACTTCCTCCACTTCGTCGTCCTCTTCCTCGGCGGAGCGTAACGACAGGGAGAGGCAGCCGAGGCCGACTAAAAGGCCCCGGCAATCCAGGACATCTCCCACACCTCGCAGTCTGATGCCCAACCAGAATCCCCCCGTGGCCGGTTACCAAACACGGCCCCCCATCCCTATTATCTGTCCGCTGGGCTGCACTTGCAACCTACACATCACAGATCTGGGCCTCACTGTCAACTGCAAAGAGAACGGCTTCCTCAATGTGTCCCAGCTCACTCCTCGGCCTCTCAACGGCCGCAAGCTCTACCTGAGTGGAAATTTAATCCAGAGGATCTACCGCACAGACTTCTGGAATTTCTCCAGTCTTGACCTGCTTCACCTGGGGAGCAACCGCATTTCCTACCTCCAGGAGGGGGCTTTTTCAAGCCTAACAAGCCTGAGGAGTCTCTACCTGAATGGAAACAACCTGGAGAGACTGAGCCCCCACATGTTTCTGGGGCTGCAGAATCTAAG ATACCTTTATTTTGAGTACAACGAGATCCGCGAAGTCGATCCTGGCACTTTCGACTCCATGCCGTCCCTCCAGCTGTTGTTCCTCAACGCCAACCTACTGCGGAGCCTCCCTCTCGGCGTGTTCTCCAGAGTTAATCTGGCTCGCCTCAATCTGAGAAACAATCACCTCCTGCAGCTTCCCATGGAGGGCGTGCTGGAACACCTCACCGGCCTCGTGCAG GTGGACCTGCAGCAGAACCCGTGGGAGTGCAACTGTGAAGCAGCTCCACTGAAGCGTTGGCTGGAGGGGCTCAGCGCAGTGGTTGTGGTGGGAGAGGTGGTGTGCCATTCCCCGGATAAGACCAAAGGTGTAGACCTGCGCTCGCTCTCCATGGAGCTGCTCTGCCCCGAGCTGGAGCCCCAGGAGGACCAGGAGCGCGAAGAGCAGACAGCCACCTCCACAGCGGCAGACAGCGGCGTATCGGTTGGCTACCCCGGGTCAGGGCTGGGACCCCCGATCCCTCCGGGGAAGGATTCAATCCCTCTGTCGGTGTTAGTGCTTAGCCTGCTGGTGTTGTTTGTCTCCGCATTCTTCGCGGCAGCGGCACTAATCGCCTACGCCCTGAGGAGGAGGGACAAGCTGCCATTCCGTCGCCAGGGAGAGGTAGACTTGGCTGGCATCCAGATGGAGTGTGGAATTTTCACCGAGCAGtcgcaccaccaccaccatcaccacggCCTCCCGGAGATGCCGCCTCTACCTCCAGCCGAACACAACCACGTCTACGACACCATCTTGCCCCCGGAGGCCAAAGGTGCCAATCCAGCCGCAGCCTCACACATGTGTAGCAACCCCATCTACAAAGAAGAGCAGGACGCGGCGGTGAAGCAGCGGCCGCCGCAGCAGCAACAGACATTCGCAGCTTCGAGCGAGTGCGAGGGGGGATACTGCTCCTCAGCGGAGAAGGAGAGGGAGTGGGCGCTGGAGGTGTCCTCGTCACCCATCAACACCGTGACGGGGGCGATGGGGCCGCTCGCTGGCCTCCACGGGAACGGGATCCTGTGCCCCACAGTCATCGACAGCCAGGGCCCCACCCCTAAGGTGGAACTGGTGGACTGCCTCTTCAGACTCCCCACCCCCGAGTTCAGAGATCTGCCAGACAGGTATGCGAGGCCCCCGCCTCGCTATCCCCACCCTCAAGACTCCAAACAGGAAGCGAGGCCCGACCAAACGCTCGTGGTCACCACCGCCAGCTCCACGGCGGGCGGTGGCCACGGCAGCCAGACCGAGCAGGGGGCAGGAGAGCAGAGAGCCAGACTGAGGACCACACCGGACTACATGGAGGTGCTGGACCGCTCGTACCAGTTTTAA